A part of Streptomyces sp. DSM 40750 genomic DNA contains:
- the ileS gene encoding isoleucine--tRNA ligase translates to MTEPTYRQVPAQVDLPALEHAVLDFWREQKIFAKSLEQSEGRPEWVFYEGPPTANGMPGAHHIEARVFKDVFPRFRTMRGYHVARKAGWDCHGLPVELAVEKELGFNGKKDIEAYGIAEFNAKCRDSVTRHTDAFTELTTRMGYWVDLDDAYRTMDPEYVESVWWSLKEIFNKGLLVQDHRVAPWCPRCGTGLSDHELAQGYETVVDPSVYVRFPLTSGPLAGEAALLVWTTTPWTLVSNTAVAAHPEVTYVVATDGEEKLVVAEPLVAKALGEGWETTGQTFTGAEMERWSYQRPFELVEFPEDAHFVVNAEYVTTEDGTGLVHQSPAFGEDDLKVCRAYGLPVVNPVRPDGTFEEDVPLVGGVFFKKADEKLTEDLQQRGLLFKHIPYEHSYPHCWRCHTALLYYAQPSWYIRTTAVKDRLLQENEKTNWFPDSVKHGRFGDWLNNNIDWALSRSRYWGTPLPIWRCAEGHLTCVGSREELTQLSGTDQSELDPHRPFIDAVTFTCPQDGCAGTATRVPEVIDAWYDSGSMPFAQWGYPYKNKELFESRYPAQFISEAIDQTRGWFYTLMAVGTLVFDKSSYENVVCLGHILAEDGRKMSKHLGNILQPIPLMDQHGADAVRWFMAAGGSPWAARRVGHGTIQEVVRKTLLTYWNTVAFQALYARTSNWAPSAADPAPADRPVLDRWLLSELHALVDQVTQSLEAYDTQRAGKLLSAFVDDLSNWYVRRSRRRFWQGDKAALRTLHEVVETVTRLMAPLTPFITERVWQDLIVPVSPGAPESVHLASWPEADLSAINPDLSKQMVLVRRLVELGRATRAESGVKTRQPLSRALVAATGFESLDPELHTQITEELNVSSLASLSEVGGSLVDTTAKANFRALGKRFGKRVQDVAKAVAAADAAALSLALREGTASVEVDGETITLAPDEVIITETPREGWSVASDSGATVALDLEITEELRQAGLARDAIRLIQEARKNSGLDVADRIALRWTATDPAVTAALTEHSALIADEVLATDFASGEADGSYGTPFTDEPLTLTFRLRKA, encoded by the coding sequence ATGACAGAGCCGACGTACCGCCAGGTGCCCGCCCAGGTCGATCTGCCCGCGCTCGAGCACGCGGTGCTCGACTTCTGGCGCGAGCAGAAGATCTTCGCCAAGAGCCTGGAGCAGTCCGAGGGCCGCCCCGAGTGGGTGTTCTACGAGGGCCCGCCCACCGCCAACGGCATGCCGGGCGCCCATCACATCGAGGCGCGCGTCTTCAAGGACGTCTTCCCCCGCTTCCGCACGATGCGCGGCTACCACGTGGCCCGCAAGGCCGGCTGGGACTGCCACGGCCTCCCCGTGGAGCTGGCGGTCGAGAAGGAGCTCGGCTTCAACGGCAAGAAGGACATCGAGGCGTACGGCATCGCCGAGTTCAACGCCAAGTGCCGCGACTCCGTGACCCGGCACACCGACGCCTTCACCGAGCTGACGACCCGCATGGGCTACTGGGTCGACCTCGACGACGCCTACCGGACCATGGACCCTGAGTACGTGGAGTCCGTCTGGTGGTCGCTCAAGGAGATCTTCAACAAGGGTCTGCTCGTCCAGGACCACCGCGTCGCCCCCTGGTGCCCCCGCTGCGGCACCGGTCTGTCGGACCACGAGCTGGCGCAGGGCTACGAGACGGTCGTCGACCCCTCGGTGTACGTCCGTTTCCCGCTCACCTCCGGTCCGCTCGCCGGTGAGGCCGCGCTCCTGGTGTGGACGACCACGCCGTGGACACTGGTGTCCAACACCGCGGTCGCCGCCCACCCCGAGGTCACCTACGTGGTCGCCACGGACGGCGAGGAGAAGCTCGTCGTCGCCGAGCCGCTCGTCGCCAAGGCGCTCGGCGAGGGCTGGGAGACCACCGGCCAGACCTTCACCGGCGCCGAAATGGAGCGCTGGTCGTATCAACGTCCGTTCGAGCTCGTGGAGTTCCCGGAAGACGCCCATTTCGTGGTGAACGCCGAGTACGTCACGACCGAGGACGGTACGGGTCTGGTCCACCAGTCCCCCGCCTTCGGTGAGGACGACCTCAAGGTCTGCCGCGCGTACGGCCTGCCGGTGGTCAACCCGGTGCGCCCCGACGGCACGTTCGAGGAGGACGTCCCGCTGGTCGGCGGCGTCTTCTTCAAGAAGGCGGACGAAAAGCTCACCGAGGACCTCCAGCAGCGCGGCCTGCTCTTCAAGCACATCCCGTACGAGCACAGCTACCCGCACTGCTGGCGCTGCCACACCGCGCTCCTCTACTACGCGCAGCCGTCCTGGTACATCCGCACCACCGCCGTCAAGGACCGTCTCCTCCAGGAGAACGAGAAGACCAACTGGTTCCCGGACTCGGTCAAGCACGGCCGCTTCGGCGACTGGCTGAACAACAACATCGACTGGGCGCTCTCCCGCAGCCGCTACTGGGGCACCCCGCTGCCGATCTGGCGCTGCGCGGAGGGCCACCTCACCTGCGTCGGCTCCCGCGAGGAGCTGACCCAGCTCTCCGGCACCGACCAGTCGGAGCTCGACCCGCACCGCCCGTTCATCGACGCCGTGACCTTCACGTGCCCCCAGGACGGCTGCGCCGGCACCGCCACGCGCGTGCCGGAGGTCATCGACGCCTGGTACGACTCGGGTTCGATGCCGTTCGCGCAGTGGGGCTACCCGTACAAGAACAAGGAACTCTTCGAGTCCCGCTACCCGGCCCAGTTCATCAGCGAGGCCATCGACCAGACCCGCGGCTGGTTCTACACGCTGATGGCCGTCGGCACCCTGGTCTTCGACAAGTCCTCGTACGAGAACGTCGTGTGCCTCGGCCACATCCTCGCCGAGGACGGCCGCAAGATGTCCAAGCACCTGGGCAACATCCTGCAGCCGATCCCGTTGATGGACCAGCACGGCGCCGACGCCGTCCGCTGGTTCATGGCGGCCGGCGGCTCGCCGTGGGCGGCCCGCCGTGTGGGCCACGGCACCATCCAGGAGGTCGTCCGCAAGACGCTCCTCACGTACTGGAACACAGTCGCCTTCCAGGCCCTGTACGCCCGTACGTCGAACTGGGCACCCAGCGCGGCGGACCCGGCCCCGGCCGACCGCCCGGTCCTGGACCGCTGGCTGCTGAGCGAGCTGCACGCCCTGGTCGACCAGGTGACCCAGTCCCTGGAGGCCTACGACACCCAGCGCGCCGGCAAGCTCCTCTCGGCGTTCGTCGACGACCTGTCCAACTGGTACGTCCGCCGGTCGCGCCGCCGCTTCTGGCAGGGCGACAAGGCCGCGCTGCGCACCCTGCACGAGGTCGTCGAGACGGTCACCAGGCTGATGGCCCCGCTGACCCCGTTCATCACCGAGCGGGTCTGGCAGGACCTGATCGTGCCGGTCTCCCCGGGCGCCCCCGAGTCGGTGCACCTGGCCTCCTGGCCGGAGGCGGACCTCTCCGCGATCAACCCCGACCTGTCGAAGCAGATGGTCCTGGTCCGCCGCCTGGTGGAGCTGGGCCGCGCCACCCGCGCGGAGTCGGGCGTCAAGACCCGCCAGCCCCTCTCGCGCGCCCTGGTGGCGGCGACGGGCTTCGAGTCCCTCGACCCGGAGCTGCACACCCAGATCACCGAGGAGCTGAACGTCAGCTCGCTGGCGTCGCTGAGCGAGGTCGGCGGCAGCCTGGTGGACACGACCGCCAAGGCCAATTTCCGCGCCCTGGGCAAGCGGTTCGGCAAGCGCGTCCAGGACGTGGCCAAGGCCGTCGCCGCCGCCGACGCGGCCGCCCTGTCGCTGGCCCTCCGCGAGGGCACGGCCTCGGTCGAGGTCGACGGCGAGACCATCACCCTCGCCCCCGACGAGGTCATCATCACGGAGACGCCGCGCGAGGGCTGGTCGGTGGCCTCCGACTCGGGCGCGACGGTCGCCCTCGACCTGGAGATCACGGAGGAACTCCGCCAGGCAGGCCTCGCCCGCGACGCCATCCGCCTGATCCAGGAGGCCCGCAAGAACAGCGGCCTGGACGTGGCCGACCGCATCGCCCTCCGCTGGACGGCAACGGACCCGGCAGTGACCGCCGCCCTGACCGAGCACTCGGCGCTGATCGCGGACGAGGTCCTGGCCACGGACTTCGCCTCCGGCGAGGCCGACGGCAGCTACGGCACCCCGTTCACGGACGAGCCCCTGACCCTGACGTTCCGCCTCCGCAAGGCGTAG
- a CDS encoding DivIVA domain-containing protein, translating into MPLTPEDVRNKQFTTVRLREGYDEDEVDAFLDEVEAELTRLLRENEDLRAKLAAATRAAAQNQQNMRKPPEPQDQQQGGMQQGGMQQGGMQQGGMQQQGMRGPGGPVPAGISGPPQQMGGPMGGPPQLPSGAPQLPAGPGGQGGQQGPGPMGQGPMGQGPMGQGQMGQGQMQPQMGQGQMGQGPMGGQPPMQQQMGGPMGGPMGGPMGGPGQGPGGDSAARVLSLAQQTADQAIAEARSEANKIVGEARSRAEGLERDARAKADALERDAQEKHRVAMGSLESARATLERKVEDLRGFEREYRTRLKSYLESQLRQLETQADDSLAPPRTPATASLPPSPAPSMAPAGASAPSYGGNPGGMGGGMGGAPAPAAPSYGGQQQMSPAMTQPMAPVRPQGPSPMGQAPSPMRGFLIDEDDN; encoded by the coding sequence ATGCCGTTGACCCCCGAGGACGTGCGGAACAAGCAGTTCACGACCGTCCGCCTCCGAGAAGGCTATGACGAGGACGAGGTCGATGCCTTCCTCGATGAGGTCGAAGCCGAACTGACGCGCCTGCTCCGCGAGAACGAGGACCTGCGCGCCAAGCTGGCCGCGGCCACGCGCGCTGCTGCCCAGAACCAGCAGAACATGCGCAAGCCTCCGGAGCCTCAGGACCAGCAGCAGGGCGGCATGCAGCAGGGCGGCATGCAGCAGGGTGGCATGCAGCAGGGCGGCATGCAGCAGCAGGGTATGCGCGGTCCCGGTGGACCCGTACCCGCTGGGATATCGGGCCCGCCGCAGCAGATGGGGGGCCCCATGGGTGGCCCGCCCCAGCTGCCGAGCGGTGCTCCGCAGCTGCCCGCCGGCCCCGGTGGCCAAGGCGGACAGCAGGGTCCCGGCCCGATGGGTCAGGGACCGATGGGCCAGGGCCCGATGGGTCAGGGCCAGATGGGTCAGGGCCAGATGCAGCCGCAGATGGGCCAGGGTCAGATGGGCCAGGGTCCCATGGGCGGCCAGCCTCCCATGCAGCAGCAGATGGGTGGCCCGATGGGCGGCCCCATGGGTGGTCCGATGGGCGGCCCCGGTCAGGGTCCCGGCGGCGACAGCGCCGCACGTGTGCTCTCGCTGGCCCAGCAGACCGCCGACCAGGCGATCGCCGAGGCCCGTTCCGAGGCCAACAAGATCGTCGGTGAGGCCCGTAGCCGCGCCGAGGGTCTGGAGCGGGACGCCCGTGCCAAGGCCGACGCGCTGGAGCGGGACGCGCAGGAGAAGCACCGCGTCGCGATGGGCTCCCTGGAGTCCGCTCGCGCCACGCTGGAGCGCAAGGTCGAGGATCTGCGTGGCTTCGAGCGCGAGTACCGCACGCGTCTGAAGTCCTACCTGGAGTCGCAGCTGCGTCAGCTGGAGACCCAGGCGGACGACTCGCTGGCCCCGCCGCGCACTCCGGCGACCGCGTCGCTGCCGCCGTCCCCGGCGCCCTCCATGGCTCCGGCCGGCGCGAGCGCCCCGTCGTACGGCGGCAACCCGGGCGGCATGGGTGGAGGCATGGGCGGCGCCCCGGCTCCGGCCGCGCCCTCCTATGGCGGTCAGCAGCAGATGTCGCCGGCCATGACCCAGCCGATGGCTCCGGTCCGGCCGCAGGGTCCCTCGCCGATGGGGCAGGCTCCCTCGCCGATGCGTGGGTTTCTGATCGACGAGGACGACAACTGA
- a CDS encoding YggT family protein translates to MSVVLDVIYIALMCFLIVLIFRLVMDYVFQFARSWQPGKAMVVVLEATYTVTDPPLKLLRRFIPPLRLGGVALDLSFFVLMIIVYILITLVRSAM, encoded by the coding sequence ATGAGCGTGGTTCTGGATGTCATCTACATCGCGCTGATGTGCTTCCTCATCGTGCTGATCTTCCGTTTGGTCATGGACTACGTCTTTCAGTTCGCCCGCTCATGGCAACCCGGCAAGGCGATGGTGGTCGTTCTGGAGGCCACCTACACTGTCACTGATCCACCGCTCAAGCTTCTGCGGCGGTTCATTCCGCCGCTGCGTCTCGGGGGCGTGGCGCTCGACCTGTCCTTCTTCGTATTGATGATCATCGTCTACATCCTGATCACGCTTGTGCGGAGTGCGATGTGA
- a CDS encoding cell division protein SepF, which produces MAGAMRKMAVYLGLVEDDGYDGRGFDPDDDFEPELDPEPERDHRRHEPVHQAHQPHQSQRDESVRVVQPPVQREPVSHATSLPAESVRPARIAPVASITQERSSLEKNAPVIMPKVVSEREPYRITTLHPRTYNEARTIGEHFREGTPVIMNLTEMDDTDAKRLVDFAAGLVFGLHGSIERVTQKVFLLSPANVDVTAEDKARIAEGGFFNQS; this is translated from the coding sequence ATGGCCGGCGCGATGCGCAAGATGGCGGTCTACCTCGGCCTCGTGGAGGACGATGGGTACGACGGCAGGGGATTCGACCCCGATGACGACTTCGAGCCCGAGCTTGACCCGGAGCCCGAGAGGGACCACCGCCGGCACGAGCCGGTACATCAGGCGCACCAGCCACATCAGTCCCAAAGGGACGAATCGGTGCGAGTGGTGCAGCCTCCGGTGCAACGCGAACCGGTGTCGCACGCCACTTCGCTCCCCGCGGAATCGGTGCGACCCGCCCGGATCGCGCCCGTGGCATCCATCACACAAGAACGTTCGAGTCTGGAGAAGAACGCACCGGTGATCATGCCCAAGGTCGTGTCCGAACGAGAGCCTTACCGGATCACCACGTTGCACCCGCGGACCTACAACGAGGCCCGTACCATCGGGGAACACTTCCGTGAGGGCACCCCGGTGATCATGAATCTGACTGAGATGGACGACACAGATGCGAAGCGACTTGTCGACTTTGCGGCCGGTTTGGTGTTTGGTCTTCACGGCAGCATCGAGCGGGTGACGCAGAAGGTGTTCCTGTTGTCGCCTGCTAACGTCGATGTCACGGCGGAGGACAAGGCCCGTATCGCAGAGGGCGGGTTCTTCAACCAGAGCTGA
- a CDS encoding YggS family pyridoxal phosphate-dependent enzyme, translated as MTDRRAQLAGNLAKVEDRIAAACAAAGRKRDEVTLIVVTKTYPASDVRILSELGVRHVAENKDQDAAPKAAECSDLPLVWHFVGQLQTNKVRSVVRYADLVQSVDRSRLVTTLSKEAVRAGREVGCLIQVALDADESGRGERGGVGPGGVEELADLLAQSPGLRVDGLMTVVPLTGEYAGRQRAAFGRLMDLSTDLRRAHPAANMVSAGMSADLEEAVAAGATHVRVGTAVLGVRPRLG; from the coding sequence ATGACGGACCGTAGGGCACAACTTGCCGGAAACCTGGCGAAGGTGGAGGACCGCATCGCGGCGGCGTGCGCGGCCGCGGGGCGCAAGCGCGACGAGGTGACCCTGATCGTGGTCACCAAGACCTATCCCGCGAGCGATGTGCGGATCCTGTCGGAACTCGGTGTGCGTCATGTCGCCGAGAACAAGGACCAGGACGCGGCGCCCAAGGCGGCCGAATGCTCGGATCTGCCTCTTGTGTGGCATTTCGTGGGGCAGTTGCAGACCAACAAAGTCCGTTCCGTGGTGCGTTATGCGGATCTCGTGCAGTCTGTCGATCGTTCCAGGCTTGTCACGACTCTGTCGAAAGAGGCCGTTCGGGCCGGGCGTGAGGTGGGATGTCTCATCCAGGTCGCGCTCGACGCCGATGAGAGCGGCCGGGGAGAGCGAGGAGGTGTCGGGCCGGGCGGAGTCGAAGAGCTGGCCGACCTCCTGGCTCAGTCGCCGGGGCTGCGGGTCGATGGTCTGATGACCGTTGTGCCGCTCACCGGGGAGTACGCCGGACGTCAACGGGCCGCGTTCGGGCGGTTGATGGATTTGTCGACCGACCTGCGCCGAGCCCATCCGGCTGCGAACATGGTCTCGGCAGGGATGAGTGCGGATCTCGAGGAGGCCGTTGCGGCCGGAGCGACACATGTGCGCGTCGGCACTGCGGTACTCGGAGTCCGCCCCAGGCTCGGGTAA
- the pgeF gene encoding peptidoglycan editing factor PgeF has product MIGQRENVSGAHFAFTDRWGGVSAAPYEELNLGGAVGDDADAVTTNRELAAKSLDLEPDRVVWMNQVHGADVAVVEGPWGSDGIPSVDAIVTTRRGLALAVLTADCVPVLLADPVAGVAAAAHAGRPGMVAGVVPAAVRAMTGLGADPARIVARTGPTVCGRCYEVPDAMRAEVASVEPAAYAETSWGTPSVDVCAGVHAQLERLGVHDREQSPVCTLESRDHFSYRRDRATGRLAGYVWLD; this is encoded by the coding sequence GTGATAGGACAGCGCGAGAACGTGAGCGGCGCGCACTTCGCCTTCACCGACCGGTGGGGCGGGGTGAGCGCCGCTCCGTATGAGGAGCTCAATCTCGGCGGGGCGGTCGGGGACGACGCCGACGCCGTGACGACGAACCGGGAGCTGGCGGCCAAGTCGCTGGACCTGGAGCCGGACCGGGTCGTCTGGATGAACCAGGTGCACGGCGCGGACGTGGCCGTGGTCGAGGGGCCGTGGGGCTCGGACGGCATCCCGTCCGTCGACGCGATCGTCACCACCCGGCGCGGTCTCGCGCTCGCCGTCCTCACCGCCGACTGCGTGCCCGTCCTGCTGGCCGACCCCGTCGCCGGGGTCGCGGCCGCCGCCCACGCGGGCCGGCCCGGCATGGTCGCCGGGGTCGTCCCCGCCGCCGTACGGGCCATGACCGGACTCGGCGCCGACCCCGCCAGGATCGTCGCCCGCACCGGACCCACCGTCTGCGGCCGGTGTTACGAAGTACCCGACGCGATGCGCGCCGAAGTGGCCTCCGTCGAGCCGGCGGCGTACGCCGAGACCAGTTGGGGCACGCCCTCGGTCGATGTGTGCGCCGGAGTGCACGCACAGCTGGAGCGCCTCGGGGTGCACGACCGGGAGCAGTCGCCGGTGTGCACACTGGAGTCGCGTGACCACTTCTCGTACCGCCGCGATCGCGCTACAGGGCGACTCGCGGGATATGTCTGGCTGGACTGA
- the ftsZ gene encoding cell division protein FtsZ has translation MAAPQNYLAVIKVIGVGGGGVNAINRMIEVGLKGVEFIAINTDAQALLMSDADVKLDVGRELTRGLGAGANPAVGRKAAEDHREEIEEVLKGADMVFVTAGEGGGTGTGGAPVVANIARSLGALTIGVVTRPFTFEGRRRANQAEDGIAELREEVDTLIVIPNDRLLSISDRQVSVLDAFKSADQVLLSGVQGITDLITTPGLINLDFADVKSVMSEAGSALMGIGSARGDDRAVAAAEMAISSPLLEASIDGARGVLLSISGGSDLGLFEINEAAQLVSEAAHPEANIIFGAVIDDALGDEVRVTVIAAGFDGGQPPAKRDNILGSAGAKREEPAPVRPAETRPSFGSLGSVKPKEEPAPAPEPVNEAPVAPPVPPSRSYSDSAAEELDVPDFLK, from the coding sequence GTGGCAGCACCGCAGAACTACCTCGCAGTCATCAAAGTCATCGGTGTCGGCGGCGGTGGTGTCAATGCCATCAACCGGATGATCGAGGTCGGTCTCAAGGGCGTCGAGTTCATCGCCATCAACACCGACGCGCAAGCTCTGTTGATGAGCGACGCCGACGTCAAGCTCGACGTCGGCCGTGAACTCACCCGCGGACTCGGCGCCGGCGCCAACCCGGCCGTCGGACGCAAGGCCGCCGAGGATCACCGCGAGGAGATCGAGGAGGTCCTCAAGGGGGCCGACATGGTCTTCGTGACGGCCGGTGAGGGCGGCGGCACCGGCACCGGCGGCGCACCCGTCGTGGCCAACATCGCCCGCTCCCTCGGCGCCCTCACCATCGGCGTGGTCACCCGCCCCTTCACCTTCGAGGGCCGCCGCCGCGCCAACCAGGCCGAGGACGGCATCGCCGAGCTCCGCGAAGAGGTCGACACCCTCATCGTCATCCCGAACGACCGGCTGCTCTCCATCTCGGACCGCCAGGTCTCCGTGCTGGACGCGTTCAAGTCGGCCGACCAGGTCCTGCTCTCCGGTGTCCAGGGCATCACCGACCTCATCACCACGCCCGGTCTGATCAACCTCGACTTCGCCGACGTGAAGTCGGTCATGTCCGAGGCCGGTTCGGCCCTCATGGGCATCGGCTCGGCCCGCGGCGACGACCGCGCGGTGGCCGCCGCCGAGATGGCGATCTCCTCGCCGCTCCTCGAGGCGTCCATCGACGGCGCCCGGGGCGTGCTGCTCTCCATCTCCGGCGGCTCCGACCTCGGCCTGTTCGAGATCAACGAGGCCGCCCAGCTGGTCAGCGAGGCCGCCCACCCCGAGGCCAACATCATCTTCGGCGCGGTCATCGACGACGCTCTCGGCGACGAGGTCCGGGTGACCGTGATCGCCGCCGGATTCGACGGCGGCCAGCCCCCGGCCAAGCGGGACAACATCCTCGGCTCGGCCGGGGCCAAGCGCGAGGAGCCCGCGCCGGTGCGGCCCGCCGAGACCCGGCCGTCCTTCGGCTCGCTCGGCAGCGTCAAGCCGAAGGAGGAGCCGGCGCCCGCCCCGGAGCCGGTGAACGAGGCGCCGGTCGCCCCGCCGGTCCCGCCGTCCCGGTCCTACTCGGACAGCGCGGCGGAGGAGCTGGACGTGCCGGACTTCCTCAAGTGA
- a CDS encoding cell division protein FtsQ/DivIB has protein sequence MAGPTTAERGADEDLDSGPPSRRRLPGPRALLVVAIALVLIAGASVWSLYGSSWLRAERVSVSGTRVLTEAQVRETADVPLGEPLISIDTGAIESRLLRTLPRIDSVEVIRSWPHGIGLKVRERTPVLVVEAAGNSGKYVEVDAKGVRFATVSRAPAGVPLLELTVSRSGSSAASLRRFGEDRLVREAVRVAGAIPAAIARETLVVKIRSYDSISLQLSGDRTVAWGSAEKGRAKGRALTALMKAAPDAGHFDVSVPTAPASSGS, from the coding sequence GTGGCCGGACCGACCACCGCCGAACGCGGTGCAGACGAGGACCTGGACTCCGGTCCGCCGTCGCGGCGGCGGCTCCCCGGCCCCCGGGCGCTGCTCGTCGTCGCGATCGCCCTGGTGCTGATCGCCGGCGCCTCGGTCTGGTCCCTGTACGGCTCCTCGTGGCTGCGCGCCGAGCGGGTCTCCGTGTCGGGCACCCGGGTGCTGACCGAGGCCCAGGTGCGCGAGACGGCCGACGTGCCCCTCGGTGAGCCGCTCATTTCCATCGACACAGGTGCGATCGAGTCGCGATTGCTCCGGACATTGCCCCGAATCGACTCGGTTGAGGTCATCCGTTCCTGGCCGCATGGAATCGGACTGAAAGTGAGAGAACGAACTCCGGTTCTGGTGGTCGAAGCAGCCGGAAATTCGGGCAAGTACGTCGAAGTGGATGCGAAAGGGGTGCGTTTTGCCACGGTTTCACGCGCCCCGGCGGGCGTTCCCCTCCTGGAATTGACGGTCTCCCGGTCGGGTTCGTCCGCCGCCAGTCTGCGGCGATTCGGAGAGGACCGGCTCGTACGGGAGGCCGTACGGGTCGCCGGCGCCATTCCGGCCGCGATCGCGCGCGAGACCCTCGTCGTCAAAATCCGTTCCTACGACTCCATCTCGCTGCAGTTGAGCGGGGACCGTACGGTCGCCTGGGGGAGCGCGGAGAAGGGGCGCGCGAAGGGCCGTGCGCTCACCGCCCTCATGAAAGCCGCCCCGGACGCGGGGCACTTCGACGTGAGCGTCCCCACCGCGCCCGCGTCATCAGGGAGTTGA
- the murG gene encoding undecaprenyldiphospho-muramoylpentapeptide beta-N-acetylglucosaminyltransferase: MHVVLAGGGTAGHIEPALALADALRRQDPTVGITALGTERGLETRLVPERGYELALIPAVPLPRKPTPELITVPGRLRGTIKATEQILERTKADAVVGFGGYVALPGYLAAKRLGVPIIVHEANARPGLANKIGSRYAAQVAVSTPDSKLRDARYIGIPLRRAIATLDRAAARPEARAMFGLDPNLPTLLVSGGSQGARRLNEVVQQVAPYLQQAGIQILHAVGPKNELPQVHQMPGMPPYIPVPYVDRMDLAYAAADMMLCRAGAMTVAELSAVGLPAAYVPLPIGNGEQRLNAQPVVKAGGGLLVDDAELTPQWVQQNVLPVLADPHRLYEMSRAASEFGRRDADDLLVGMVYEAIASRR; the protein is encoded by the coding sequence GTGCATGTCGTACTCGCCGGTGGCGGAACCGCCGGTCACATCGAGCCCGCGCTCGCCCTCGCGGACGCCCTGCGCAGGCAGGACCCGACCGTGGGCATCACGGCCCTGGGTACGGAGCGCGGCCTGGAGACCCGCCTCGTCCCCGAGCGCGGCTACGAACTCGCGCTGATCCCCGCCGTGCCCCTGCCGCGCAAGCCCACCCCCGAGCTGATCACCGTGCCCGGCCGGCTGCGCGGCACGATCAAGGCGACCGAACAGATCCTGGAGCGCACCAAGGCGGACGCCGTCGTCGGCTTCGGCGGCTACGTCGCCCTGCCCGGCTATCTCGCCGCCAAGCGCCTCGGTGTGCCGATCATCGTCCACGAGGCCAACGCCCGACCCGGCCTCGCCAACAAGATCGGCTCGCGGTACGCCGCCCAGGTCGCCGTCTCCACCCCGGACAGCAAGCTCCGCGACGCCCGCTACATCGGCATCCCGCTGCGCCGCGCCATCGCCACCCTCGACCGGGCCGCCGCGCGCCCCGAGGCCCGCGCGATGTTCGGCCTCGACCCCAACCTGCCGACCCTGCTGGTCTCCGGCGGCTCCCAGGGCGCCCGCCGCCTCAACGAGGTCGTCCAGCAGGTCGCGCCCTACCTCCAGCAGGCCGGGATCCAGATCCTGCACGCGGTCGGCCCGAAGAACGAACTGCCGCAGGTGCACCAGATGCCGGGAATGCCCCCGTATATCCCGGTACCGTACGTGGACCGGATGGACCTCGCGTACGCCGCAGCCGACATGATGCTCTGCCGCGCGGGCGCGATGACCGTCGCCGAACTCTCCGCGGTCGGGCTCCCCGCCGCCTACGTCCCGCTGCCCATCGGCAACGGCGAACAGCGGCTGAACGCCCAACCGGTGGTCAAGGCCGGCGGTGGACTGCTGGTCGACGACGCGGAACTGACGCCACAGTGGGTGCAGCAGAACGTCCTGCCCGTCCTCGCCGACCCGCACCGGCTGTACGAGATGTCCCGCGCCGCCAGCGAGTTCGGCCGCCGGGACGCCGACGACCTGCTCGTCGGGATGGTGTACGAGGCGATCGCGTCGCGCCGTTAA